The Chamaesiphon minutus PCC 6605 DNA window GATGATGAAGATCTAAGTGGGCAAGATTTAAACGGTATTGATTTTGAAGGTGCTAGTCTAGCTCGTGTTAATTTCGACCAAACCTGTTTGTCAGGGGCAAATCTATGTAATGTAGATTTGAGAGGTGTAAGATTATTTGAATCTGGATGGAATGATGCAAATCTAAGAGGAGCTAATTTAGAAAATGCCGACATATCATTTTCTTCATTTGAAAATTCTAATCTTCGAGAAGCAAACTTAAAAGGAATTAAATTACATCGGGTTGACTTAACCAGAACTAACTTGCAGGGAGCTGATTTTAGTGAAGCCAAGGTAGACTATAGTGATTTCAGTGGATGTCTTTATGACTCAGAAACTATTTTTGACGATTGTATCTATGAGTCAGGCTATGAGTCTCTGACTGGTGAGGAGATTTATGGGAAGTTAGCCACAATCGCAATATCGATCGAGGCAGGGGCTAATTTACAGAAAAGCGATTTAAGAAACACAGATCTAAGTGATGTCGATCTAAGTGAAGTCAATCTAAGCGATGCTAATCTTCAATATGCAGATCTAAGTGATGTCGATCTAAGTGAAGCAAATCTAAGCAATGCTAATCTTCAGTATGCAGATCTGAGCAGATCTGTTCTCTTCCAAGCAAATCTCGAAAATGCCGATCTAGATTATGCAGATCTAACAGATGCAGATCTCGAACAAGCTAATCTTGCTAATGCTCAAACTCGCATGGCTACCTTTTGCAATACAACTATGCCAGATGGAACTATTCGAGATGATGGATGTGCAGACGAAGAGGAAGAGCTTGATGATGAGCAAGAGGAATAAATTTAAATAGAAATATTATAGATTGATATTCTTCGTAATATAAATAGGTAGTGACTGCGATGATTCAACTACAGGAAAAAACAACAACTAATACTTGGAGAAAGGCTGATTGGGAGACATATATCTCGACGATCGATCCCCCCGATCGCGAACAAAATCAAGGCTACTACTATAGCGGCTACATGAGGATTGAGGATATGCCAACAGGTGCCGACCATGCT harbors:
- a CDS encoding pentapeptide repeat-containing protein produces the protein MYAKELIQCYEAGERDFKGVVLDDEDLSGQDLNGIDFEGASLARVNFDQTCLSGANLCNVDLRGVRLFESGWNDANLRGANLENADISFSSFENSNLREANLKGIKLHRVDLTRTNLQGADFSEAKVDYSDFSGCLYDSETIFDDCIYESGYESLTGEEIYGKLATIAISIEAGANLQKSDLRNTDLSDVDLSEVNLSDANLQYADLSDVDLSEANLSNANLQYADLSRSVLFQANLENADLDYADLTDADLEQANLANAQTRMATFCNTTMPDGTIRDDGCADEEEELDDEQEE